The Clostridia bacterium genome includes a region encoding these proteins:
- the nuoB gene encoding NADH-quinone oxidoreductase subunit NuoB, which produces MFDTLKKIIKYPRLTNEYPKDRTNPGFIMGKPAIDASVCTACGECVNRCPSAAIVLDKQKKEIGINLDECIFCSLCEEVCPAKAVTMTSEFELAEKSRVFLRKEAPAVEIREVPDESYEIIGRKLEEKVKKMFGRSLQIREVDAGSCNGCDYEINALNNPFNDLERFGLHFVASPRHADMLLVTGTASRNMELALVKTYNSAPDPKLVVAVGACACSGGIFKDSYATRNGIDCIVPVDVYIPGCPPRPQAIIYGMLKALDRIE; this is translated from the coding sequence ATGTTTGATACATTGAAAAAAATAATTAAATACCCCAGATTAACAAATGAATACCCTAAAGATCGCACTAACCCCGGATTTATCATGGGAAAGCCGGCTATAGACGCTTCGGTTTGTACAGCATGCGGGGAGTGCGTTAACAGGTGCCCTTCGGCTGCTATAGTGCTTGATAAGCAAAAGAAGGAAATAGGAATAAACCTGGATGAGTGCATATTTTGCTCCCTTTGCGAGGAAGTATGTCCGGCTAAGGCTGTTACAATGACAAGTGAGTTTGAATTGGCGGAAAAAAGCCGCGTCTTCTTGCGAAAAGAAGCTCCAGCTGTTGAAATCAGGGAAGTACCCGATGAATCCTATGAAATAATAGGCAGGAAGCTTGAAGAGAAAGTGAAAAAAATGTTTGGACGCAGTCTGCAGATAAGAGAAGTGGATGCCGGCTCGTGTAATGGCTGCGATTATGAAATAAATGCATTGAACAATCCGTTTAATGACTTGGAAAGGTTCGGACTTCACTTCGTTGCATCACCGAGGCATGCTGATATGCTGCTGGTTACCGGAACTGCTTCAAGGAATATGGAGCTGGCTCTTGTAAAAACCTATAATTCGGCCCCTGATCCCAAGCTTGTAGTAGCTGTGGGTGCTTGCGCATGCAGCGGGGGTATCTTCAAGGACAGCTATGCAACCAGGAACGGAATAGATTGCATTGTACCCGTAGATGTTTATATCCCGGGCTGTCCACCAAGACCTCAGGCTATTATATATGGAATGTTGAAAGCCTTGGACAGAATTGAATAA